GGCGGACCCCGCTCGCTCCAGCGCCTGCCGTACCAGCACGTCGTCTCGCCCGTGCGGGGCGGTGGTCCAGCGGGTCAGCGCGTCGGGGTCGCCGTGGGACAGCACCCTGACGCGCAGCCGCTGGTGCAGCCGGTCGCGCAGCGCCTCGACGCCTTCCGCGCGCGACGAGGGCAGCAGCGGCCCCCGGTAGCGGTCGAGCAGCGCGCCGACGCTCTCGGTGGCCAGGTCGTCGTCCAGGGTGAGGAAGTCGGCCGCCGTCTGCCCGACCAGCCGGTACGGATCGGAGGCCAGGCGGTAGCCCAGGATGCGGCGCAGCCGGGTCATCTCCGCGCGGACGGTGACCGTCTTGCCGTCCTGCCCATACGTCAGGCGCGCCAGCGCGTCGGCGGTCAGCCCGGCCGGATGGGCCGCCAGGAGCACGACGAGCTCGCTGTGCCTGGCACTGAGCTCGTGGGCGACGCCGTCCAGGCGGATCCACGCGCGGTCGCGGCCGAGCGCGTGCAGCACCAGGGCCTCGCTGGTGCTGTCGGCGCCGTCGACGCAGTGCACGGCGAAGGGCCCGGTCGCCGACAGCCGTTCGAACACCACCCTGCGGCCGTCGGGGAGCTTCGCGGGACCCTCGCGGGGCGGTGTCGGCCACCGCTTCGGCAGCCAGCCGCCCGGCGACGCGTGCAACACCCGGCCGTCGGCGCCGACCAGCGCGCTGTGAATCCCCTTGTGGCGCATGACGTGTTCGAGATAGCGCATGCGCAGCCGCTCGTCCTGCTGCCTGGTCTGCTCGCCCAGCTGCGCCTCGGCCAGCCGCGCGGCCGCGACGACCAGGGACAGCGACAGCGAGTTCGCGGCCGGCGTGGGACAGGTCACGTCGATCGCGCCGAGCAGCTCGCCGGTGACCGGGTTCCTGATGGGGGCGGCCGAGCAGGTGAAGTCCACGGCGACCGAGAGGAAGTGCTCGGGGCCGCGCACGCGGAACGGCCGGCCCAGCGCGAGCGCGGTACCCACGCCGCTGGTGCCCGCCTTGCCCTCGCTCCACAGCGCACCGGGCACCAGATGTACGCCCTCGGCGAGCCTGCGCGCCGACCGGTCGCCCATGACCCAGAGGAGGTGCCCCGCCGAGTCGCTGGCGAAGATCAGATGACCGGGCTGGGTGGCCGCGTCGCGCAGCGTGCCGAGCAGCGTGGGCCAGACCGAGGCCATCGGGTGATCGCGTTGCAGCCCGCGCACCCGGTCCTCCGGCAGCTCGATGGGCGGCAGCGAGCGGTCGGGGTGGACGCCCTGGAGGCGGGCACGGTCCCACGACGCCCGTACCTCCGGGCGTACCTGCGCAGCTCGTTGGCCGCTCAGCGCGCTCTCGCGAGCACGGGCCAGCCGTCGCGTCGAGTCGTCCATGATCTCCTGTCGAGAAAGTTAGTACCGAATGCAACCCCTATGCAACGCGGCCGCAACTCTTGGGCGGCCAAGGCGCATAGCGGATAGTCGTTACGGCCCAGACATTTCCACCTGTGGGAGAGACAAGATGTCATACCTGGAGTTGCCAGACGGTGTGCCGCTTTACTACGAAGACCACGGTTCTGGGCCCGCCGTGCTGCTCATCCATGGGTGGACGATGAACAG
This window of the Nonomuraea africana genome carries:
- a CDS encoding GAF domain-containing protein encodes the protein MDDSTRRLARARESALSGQRAAQVRPEVRASWDRARLQGVHPDRSLPPIELPEDRVRGLQRDHPMASVWPTLLGTLRDAATQPGHLIFASDSAGHLLWVMGDRSARRLAEGVHLVPGALWSEGKAGTSGVGTALALGRPFRVRGPEHFLSVAVDFTCSAAPIRNPVTGELLGAIDVTCPTPAANSLSLSLVVAAARLAEAQLGEQTRQQDERLRMRYLEHVMRHKGIHSALVGADGRVLHASPGGWLPKRWPTPPREGPAKLPDGRRVVFERLSATGPFAVHCVDGADSTSEALVLHALGRDRAWIRLDGVAHELSARHSELVVLLAAHPAGLTADALARLTYGQDGKTVTVRAEMTRLRRILGYRLASDPYRLVGQTAADFLTLDDDLATESVGALLDRYRGPLLPSSRAEGVEALRDRLHQRLRVRVLSHGDPDALTRWTTAPHGRDDVLVRQALERAGSADRAY